The uncultured Methanobrevibacter sp. genome includes a window with the following:
- the xerA gene encoding site-specific tyrosine recombinase/integron integrase, with protein MKTKIINNIQTDMKPFLDKNQIQKLENILKQNLEHFDVIKKDKILTSMESKKNQDLLTNFLSAKQVEGCSERTVTYYRTTITKMLDKIKKKIEHITTDDLRTYLANYKKETSASKITIDNIRRVLSSFFSWLEDEDYIVKNPVRRIHKIKTRKTVKEVLTDENFEILRDTCSNIRDLAMVELLNSTGIRVGELVNLNIDDVFFNERECVVLGKGDSERTVYFDAKTKIHLMNYIETRDDNNPALFVSFKKPHNRLGINGVERRIRELGKQANIKRVHPHKFRRTMATNAIDKGMPIEQVQKLLGHVQIDTTMHYAMVNQNNVKNSHRKYLS; from the coding sequence ATGAAAACCAAAATTATAAACAATATTCAAACAGATATGAAACCATTTTTAGATAAAAACCAAATTCAAAAGTTGGAAAATATTCTAAAACAAAATCTAGAACATTTTGATGTAATAAAAAAAGATAAAATATTAACATCAATGGAATCTAAGAAAAACCAGGACCTACTCACAAATTTTCTATCAGCAAAACAAGTAGAAGGCTGTTCAGAAAGAACCGTAACATATTACAGAACAACAATAACAAAAATGTTAGATAAAATTAAAAAAAAGATAGAACACATCACAACCGATGATCTAAGAACATACCTTGCAAACTACAAAAAAGAAACCAGTGCATCTAAAATAACCATAGATAATATAAGAAGAGTATTATCTAGCTTTTTTAGCTGGTTAGAAGATGAAGATTACATAGTTAAAAATCCAGTACGACGTATTCATAAAATAAAAACAAGAAAAACCGTGAAAGAAGTGTTAACTGATGAAAACTTCGAAATATTAAGAGATACTTGTAGCAACATCAGAGACCTAGCAATGGTTGAACTTCTAAATTCCACAGGAATCCGTGTAGGAGAACTTGTAAACTTAAATATTGATGATGTTTTCTTTAATGAACGAGAATGTGTTGTTTTAGGAAAAGGAGACAGTGAACGAACAGTCTATTTTGATGCAAAAACAAAAATACACTTAATGAATTACATAGAAACACGTGATGACAACAATCCAGCTCTTTTTGTTTCTTTTAAAAAACCACACAATCGCCTAGGAATAAATGGAGTTGAAAGAAGAATACGTGAACTAGGAAAACAAGCAAACATCAAAAGAGTACATCCTCATAAATTCAGAAGAACCATGGCAACAAATGCAATTGACAAAGGAATGCCAATAGAACAAGTACAAAAACTACTAGGACATGTGCAAATAGATACAACCATGCACTACGCAATGGTAAATCAAAATAATGTGAAAAACTCACATAGAAAATATTTAAGCTAA